Proteins encoded in a region of the Hippocampus zosterae strain Florida chromosome 11, ASM2543408v3, whole genome shotgun sequence genome:
- the LOC127610699 gene encoding calcium homeostasis modulator protein 2-like yields MAAYALVRENFKFGSLFFKSKDVMIFNGMIALGTVASQTAYNVFAFDCPCSPGRNYYYGIAAIGAPALAFFIVGVMLNKRTWDLVSECRLRKLRKLSTAAAFAVLGSILGRAVVAPITWTILSLLQGLAYTCALSEFTDPSTVKGFPPGHNTEDMAKFPCKESIPTELQGFWAEIDRRLKYESQLIGWLVVAGTSLMVFLVMCTRHCCSPLGYQQEEYWSKYRSNEKTLFHRTAAVHAQIMAAKYVRSFFGFVALEKDEKEHVVEHQAAASPICSTEWNRVTGVYLYREKNGLPLYSRLNKWATYSEENNVEGFDKEMDVYDSFIT; encoded by the exons ATGGCCGCTTATGCCCTTGTAAGGGAGAACTTTAAATTTGGGTCTCTCTTCTTCAAGAGTAAAGATGTAATGATCTTTAATGGTATGATTGCTCTGGGCACTGTGGCGAGCCAGACAGCATACAACGTTTTTGCTTTTGATTGTCCGTGTTCCCCTGGGAGAAATTACTACTATGGCATAGCTGCCATTGGTGCTCCAGCTttggcattttttattgttggaGTAATGTTGAACAAGAGGACTTGGGACCTAGTATCAGAGTGTCGCCTCAGGAAGCTCCGGAAACTGtcaacagcagcagcatttgCAGTATTGGGAAGTATCCTTGGTCGAGCCGTGGTGGCACCTATTACGTGGACAATTTTATCCCTGCTCCAGGGTCTGGCATACACATGTGCCCTAAGTGAGTTTACTGATCCCAGCACCGTGAAGGGTTTCCCCCCTGGTCATAATACAGAGGACATGGCAAAGTTCCCTTGCAAGGAAAGTATCCCAACCGAGCTGCAAGGCTTTTGGGCAGAAATTGACCGACGTCTGAAATATGAGTCACAG CTGATAGGCTGGCTCGTGGTTGCCGGGACATCTCTGATGGTGTTCCTGGTTATGTGTACGAGACATTGCTGCTCGCCCCTTGGCTACCAGCAGGAAGAATACTGGTCCAAGTATCGCTCGAATGAAAAGACCCTCTTTCATCGTACAGCCGCTGTCCACGCCCAAATCATGGCTGCAAAGTATGTTCGGAGCTTCTTCGGTTTCGTGGCTTTGGAGAAGGATGAGAAGGAACATGTTGTCGAGCACCAGGCTGCGGCCAGTCCCATCTGCAGCACTGAGTGGAACAGAGTGACTGGTGTCTACCTTTACAGGGAGAAAAATGGACTACCTCTATACAGCAGACTCAATAAATGGGCCACATACAGCGAAGAGAACAATGTGGAGGGTTTCGATAAAGAAATGGATGTATATGACAGTTTTATTACTTAG